One Vespula pensylvanica isolate Volc-1 chromosome 3, ASM1446617v1, whole genome shotgun sequence DNA window includes the following coding sequences:
- the LOC122628242 gene encoding uncharacterized protein LOC122628242: MSSDSDHKYQVIKRRRLVIRDDESSDESIIVRSHRKKQVHRVVSEGESSDEESDVAKPMIRRRNYRVISEDDTTDDESIVSDASRSINCESDSSGWQSDFTSTDEVDNKTGNCNTSHKSHSKSKTKKEKADTTSTAVPEVDSDNSDEQIEKCPICLLPFRKQELATPSSCEHCFCLDCLIEWSKNINTCPVDRQTFTVIHVRKQLGGKILRHIPVEITPRTEEHVQEDPTFCEVCHQCDREDRMLLCDACDSGYHLECLTPPMTEVPMEEWFCPECSQNSQNDAEAVEIDLDEISDLMEEARRLGVSYGRTRTGVSNEHVHSLPRIIPRTRQTERVRANIRNRARELQINRVHNHEQIFDPNQPSTSSGLESVGDNSISRSPITSKSNSKSKSKGKTAKRKSKKRTRSSNNNGTLVREVRITEYNDDGEEEEIVTYVKVAPASSRRKSKKRTKRTRKKWKQKRARTVSSVLASNNTVKRRLSKTLGIKPIKNSPLTVIKPQQPVSNQSIVNDRYNAFIPQVSLFGENLGLEYSPPGSDDEQLGSIGDGPVVSIQRRSVVASIRRHVAVKGIANPLNNLEVQDTVDVLGSIINSQELWHSRKKNNVILKADGSLQISDSEHKNKHSINNNESPKKEKEHIDRHKQVIKNSDTPLDLSNVNPNNIMQAPLYNNPCGGGNRGNFRGGYRDNNRHGGQSYGGRESLSGGGRHGYGGSDARDNFGHRDFRSPGYYNQNFDHCGGPPMFGNNPPFRNRNPQHFRNERFRFPAPERTPFTFTDGFERPGFPPERFPRSRPPLRMPGPPVGPPPPLGPGVRPQHTQNLPPNLSDDMSRNFQGERDNFNSHVIETASTSLVRQDNDDCDIYCDIDTTNKSGYDVQDPCHNNSGMVLLPPPEPPSELLDFDENSKSDKDNDSDQELVIDDSHKDDANKELQSGDKYDPFTADSDSNDSTRNKNSEKDPSIINSYDIPIPSDPPQAPSTFSQAVPTCQNIQQATTQNVRSDIRLTAYDDDDDDDSQVDCPNLSIYSSQTMDVARHTEQELSQQIGPLEPPPLPPNIPDDDDVIVGDVQACDLAEIPEPSDSYVKSLQRERKPFTKIIPKKLSHESRSKITFKIGSKFKLNNKLNSLYDDLDDIPDEVEEKKLHNEKQSSDKLKTKTDQKKDVEKESKSIESDSGKDKNGVKESAKADLKDNDKSKLKDRGDEETLQKLTQINNKEKVDAGKNRSNSDQDDVEKRTDQTDKEKFSIQENKISENDSSKHCKNNDIDNEQKSNVTLQAVIDITEKSSDTIISIADTLESSPKKADGNELTAEYIEDKLDDLNVRKTSPNQKDDDDGRTETACFRKIQWEYQSDNLKDNSSKLKSSKIASLTEENLRSTAGDSDCDVESEKEDRSREFSDNEDLNSSNRQCRKSSLSFRTDDDDERFPIEKENTQQLLVENLDQHTWDSDGAYTPCKDELPVNDRCHESLTPFESGLEPITPTKDKTNDDLDGCRTPVDYAGLGTEAISETDEAMNFEDELTVSNIRKEKDMEEGEILDDSKLAMKENEKPKDKDEENKKKKKKEKKEKGKDVEKNKENISSDNHVAWKKISKSTKERQYRDKDKRSKSKEKEKDKDKDKEKEKEKEKEKDKEKTKKKAKEVTKKKEKRKELPRYDVRKIVAEKPARPKKDEYGRDIREKSRSRTRSRSLSSRMSRSRDRRSRSYSRLRSRSRSRLRLHRSWSRERRSYSKTGGRSVSRRSLSRSRRRSPRRRSLSRRRSLSRKRSISRRRSRSRSTSRKRRSLSPRRRSRRRSLSRSRTRRKTKLKKYKSRSRSRNRKRSRSRSPKATSKSREKRHNKRKPASRSRSKGRSCSRERDRSRNWDQINEKPIEHNQHFSREREERESWSAEWTPSWSRSRSKTPSHTQPEPLPSREWSPPSVLDSVSVPPKNLTVILTNKEAIKKKKKERRKENKKSKEPEKRRKTKRNRTPPPSKEVFASGDNILVSVCFNKENEANQTSAPELPETIPLIQPLKRRRREPMQAEAAAPKRSKKDKTKVKRSKSPKGKKEKKKKSKAAEIAATKKPVAVIDLDQSPFREQTPSPRDVIVLSDDDDKQAQEVATPEQCPPQASPPREQFVSQGPKTPPEPQIKFSINKQTSNLRPSMMNPLLEEEEEEMDERVEEELEMRAQEELELRLKIGPNTPPDPPTSPPTSPDAYDPFDPTKSRSPTPDVSQEATSNDERDKSQRNSPRSHDATDITLMPDEPMQQQDQPAQEKQLEKPKIISMVTIKRASPKRDSSPVAENQTDTVQSCSSPPKVQQNQQNAQSTSNPFATINPVLATVAAAVQRSTGFSTNTPNTSQRNLIQSNRISPSSQIKQQRTSDRPQLPNIFTNSTKSTLTRASKSNQNKNSSTMGQNGSDVIMEATNDAVDMSSPYSPGSSLSDGMFDPPSPGNYNSPSIQPVVTNNKNNASKPNKSTEKKDAFDALFAAGPPPKAVSKSRSKKPTEKKKKSTNPKVGVRMDENQLQILDDLPSSAVEMQVKDKFLKKLNRQERVVEEVKLVLKPHYTKKHVTKEEYKDIMRKAVPKICHNKTGEINPKKIAHLIEAYVKKLRNSKKQKVSLTSTSKASKPAKTLWS; this comes from the exons ATTCTGAGGCATATACCTGTTGAAATAACACCTCGCACCGAGGAACATGTACAAGAAGATCCAACTTTTTGTGAAGTATGTCATCAATGTGACAGAGAAGATCGAATGTTGTTGTGTGATGCCTGTGATTCTGGTTATCATTTGGAATGCCTTACTCCTCCTATGACTGAGGTTCCCATGGAAGAATGGTTTTGTCCAGAATGTTCTCAAAATAGTCAAAACGATGCTGAAGCg GTTGAAATTGATTTGGATGAAATCTCAGATCTCATGGAAGAAGCACGACGACTTGGTGTTTCATATGGTCGAACTCGTACCGGAGTTTCAAATGAACATGTTCATTCTTTACCTAGAATAATTCCTAGAACTCGACAGACTGAACGTGTACGCGCAAATATTCGCAATCGTGCTCGTGAATTACAGATAAATAGAGTACACAATCATGAACAAATATTTGATCCAAATCAACCATCCACTTCATCTGGTTTGGAATCAGTTGGTGATAATAGCATAAGTCGCTCCCCAATAACTTCAAAGTCTAATTCTAAATCTAAATCTAAAGGCAAAACAGCTAAAAGAAAGTCAAAAAAACGGACGAGATCGTCAAATAATAATGGTACTCTTGTTCGAGAAGTACGTATTACAGAATATAATGATGatggagaggaagaggagattGTTACATATGTTAAAGTTGCACCAGCCTCATCACGAAGGAAGtctaagaaaagaacaaagagaacgCGCAAG AAGTGGAAACAAAAACGTGCACGTACCGTATCTTCTGTGTTAGCTAGTAATAATACAGTTAAAAGAAGATTAAGTAAAACTTTAGGAATTAAACCAATCAAAAATAGTCCATTGACTGTCATAAAACCTCAACAACCTGTTTCCAATCAATCGATTGTCAATGATAGATATAATGCTTTTATTCCTCAAGTTAGTTTGTTTGGAGAGAATCTTGGATTAGAATATAGTCCACCTGG atCTGATGACGAACAGCTTGGTTCAATTGGCGATGGCCCTGTAGTTAGCATTCAAAGACGCTCCGTAGTCGCGTCGATTAGAAGACATGTGGCTGTAAAGGGCATTGCCAATCCTCTTAACAATTTGGAGGTACAAGATACAGTGGATGTTTTAGGCAGTATTATCAATAGCCAAGAACTATGGCActcacgaaagaaaaacaatgttaTTCTTAAGGCAGATGGATCTTTACAAATAAGTGATAGTGAACATAAAAATAAGCACAGcattaataacaatgaaagtcccaaaaaagaaaaagagcacaTTGATCGTCATAAGCAAGTCATAAAAAATTCTGATACACCTTTAGATTTGTCTAATGTTAATCCAAATAACATTATGCAAGCTCCCTTGTATAATAATCCCTGTGGAGGAGGTAATAGAGGAAATTTTCGTGGCGGGTATCGCGATAACAATCGTCACGGTGGACAAAGTTACGGCGGTAGAGAATCTCTCTCGGGTGGAGGTCGACATGGTTATGGTGGATCAGATGCGAGGGACAATTTTGGCCATCGAGATTTCCGATCACCAGGATATTACAATCAGAACTTTGATCATTGTGGAGGTCCACCTATGTTTGGAAATAATCCACCATTTAGAAATCGTAATCCTCAACATTTCCGAAATGAAAGGTTTCGATTTCCTGCTCCGGAAAGGACACCGTTTACCTTTACAGACGGTTTCGAAAGACCAGGTTTCCCTCCTGAAAGATTTCCAAGATCGAGGCCACCGTTACGTATGCCTGGACCGCCGGTaggtcctcctcctcctctagGGCCAGGGGTACGGCCACAACATACGCAAAATCTACCTCCAAATCTTTCTGATGATATGTCAAGAAATTTTCAAGGAGAACGAGACAATTTTAACTCGCACGTTATTGAAACTGCCTCTACATCTTTAGTAAGACAAGATAACGATGACTGTGATATTTATTGTGACATTGATACTACGAACAAATCCGGATATGATGTTCAAGATCCTTGTCACAATAACAGTGGAATGGTTTTGTTACCACCCCCTGAACCACCTTCCGAATTGCTAGATTTTGATGAAAATTCTAAAAGTGATAAAGACAATGATAGTGATCAAGAATTAGTTATTGATGACTCTCATAAAGATGATGCAAATAAGGAATTACAAAGTGGTGATAAGTACGATCCATTCACAGCTGATAGTGATAGTAACGATAGTACTCGCAACAAAAATAGTGAAAAAGATCcatctataataaatagttaCGATATACCGATACCTTCAGATCCTCCACAAGCACCATCAACTTTTTCACAAGCAGTTCCTACTTGTCAAAATATACAACAAGCCACGACTCAAAACGTAAGATCTGATATTCGCTTGACGgcttacgacgacgacgacgacgacgattcgcAAGTAGATTGTCCTAATTTATCCATTTACTCGTCACAAACGATGGATGTTGCTAGACATACGGAACAGGAATTATCACAACAAATTGGACCACTGGAACCACCACCGCTTCCACCGAATATACCGGATGATGACGACGTCATAGTCGGAGATGTTCAAGCTTGCGACTTAGCCGAAATTCCTGAACCGTCGGATTCTTATGTAAAGTCgctacagagagagagaaaaccatTCACTAAAATAATACCTAAGAAATTATCGCATGAATCTAGaagtaaaataacatttaagaTCGGTAGTAAATTTaaacttaataataaattaaatagttTATACGACGATCTCGATGATATCCCGGACgaagttgaagaaaaaaaattacataacgAAAAGCAATCATccgataaattaaaaacgaaaactGACCAAAAAAAAGACGTCGAAAAAGAATCCAAATCCATTGAGTCAGATTCTGGTAAAGACAAAAATGGTGTTAAAGAGTCAGCAAAAGctgatttaaaagataatgacAAATCGAAATTGAAGGATCGAGGAGATGAGGAAACTCTGCAAAAGTTAAcgcaaataaataacaaagaaaaagtagatgcTGGCAAAAATCGATCTAACAGCGATCAGGATGATGTAGAAAAACGTACCGATCAAACggataaagaaaagttttctattcaagaaaacaaaatttcagaAAATGATTCTAGCAAACATTGTAAAAATAACGACATTGACaacgaacaaaaaagtaaTGTTACTTTGCAGGCAGTTATTGATATAACGGAGAAAAGTTCAGATACAATTATCTCCATCGCTGATACTCTGGAATCGTCGCCAAAAAAAGCAGACGGTAACGAGTTAACTGCGGAATATATCGAGGATAAACTTGATGATTTGAACGTAAGAAAAACTAGCCCAAATCAAaaagatgacgacgatggAAGAACTGAAACAGCTTGTTTTAGAAAAATCCAATGGGAATATCAAAGTGACAATTTAAAGGACAATTCAAGTAAATTGAAATCCAGTAAAATTGCCTCGTTGACGGAAGAAAATTTGAGAAGTACTGCCGGAGATAGCGATTGCGACGTAGAAAgtgaaaaggaagatagaagcAGAGAATTCAGCGATAACGAAGATTTAAATAGTTCTAATAGGCAATGTAGAAAGAGTAGCCTTTCTTTTCGTaccgatgacgatgacgaacGATTTCCCATCGAAAAGGAGAATACTCAGCAGTTATTAGTAGAGAATTTGGATCAGCATACGTGGGATTCCGATGGTGCATACACGCCTTGCAAAGACGAGTTACCTGTAAACGATCGATGCCACGAATCTTTAACACCATTTGAAAGTGGTTTGGAACCGATTACACCAACCAAGgataaaacgaacgatgatTTGGATGGATGTAGGACACCGGTAGATTATGCTGGTTTAGGAACCGAAGCGATATCGGAAACGGATGAAGCAATGAACTTCGAAGACGAACTGACCGTTTCGAATAttagaaaggagaaggatatGGAGGAAGGGGAGATATTGGACGACAGTAAATTAGCcatgaaagagaacgagaagccGAAGGATAAGGAcgaggaaaataagaagaagaaaaagaaggagaagaaagagaagggtaaagacgtagagaagaataaagaaaatatatcttctgACAATCATGTGGCAtggaagaaaatttcgaaaagtaCGAAGGAGAGACAGTATCGCGACAAGGACAAGAGatcaaaatcgaaagaaaaggaaaaggataaggataaggataaagagaaggagaaggagaaggaaaaggaaaaggataaggagaaaacgaaaaagaaagctaAGGAagttacgaagaagaaagaaaaaaggaaagaattgcCAAGATACGACGTTAGGAAAATCGTAGCTGAGAAGCCTGCTAGACCTAAGAAGGACGAGTATGGCAgagatataagagaaaaatcgcGAAGTAGAACTAGAAGTCGCAGTTTATCGAGTCGAATGTCACGTTCCAGGGATCGAAGAAGTCGTTCTTACTCGAGATTAAGATCGAGAAGTAGATCTAGACTTAGACTCCATAGATCGTGGTCGAGAGAACGAAGATCTTATTCGAAGACAGGTGGTAGATCTGTGTCGAGAAGATCGTTATCCCGATCTCGACGTAGATCTCCAAGGAGAAGATCTCTCTCTAGAAGACGATCCTTGTcaagaaaacgatcgatttctaGGAGAAGATCAAGATCGAGATCAACTTCGCGGAAACGTCGATCTCTATCGCCAAGGCGAAGATCGCGAAGAAGATCGCTCTCGAGATCTCGTAccagaagaaaaacaaaattgaagaaataCAAGTCGAGGAGTCGATCGAGAAATCGTAAGAGATCGCGTTCTAGATCTCCCAAGGCAACGTCGAAATCACGAGAGAAGAGACACAACAAAAGAAAGCCCGCCAGTAGATCACGGTCGAAAGGTAGATCCTGTTCGCGCGAACGAGACCGCAGTAGAAATTGGGATCAGATCAATGAGAAACCGATAGAACATAATCAACATTTTTCGCGGGAACGCGAAGAACGCGAATCTTGGAGCGCCGAATGGACACCGTCGTGGTCCAGATCAAGATCGAAGACGCCATCTCATACTCAACCCGAACCTTTGCCATCGCGCGAATGGTCACCGCCTTCTGTCCTGGATAGCGTATCGGTACCTCCTAAAAATTTAACTGTTATTCTAACTAATAAGGAAGctattaagaagaagaagaaggaacgaaggaaagagaataagaaatcgAAGGAACccgagaaacgaaggaaaactAAGAGAAATAGAACTCCACCGCCGTCTAAAGAAGTCTTCGCGAGTGGTGACAACATTTTAGTCAGCGTGTGCTTCAACAAAGAGAACGAAGCCAATCAGACGAGCGCACCGGAACTACCTGAAACTATTCCGCTTATACAACCCTTAAAACGTAGACGTAGAGAACCGATGCAAGCGGAGGCAGCAGCACCTAAGAGATCAAAGAAGGACAAGACGAAAGTTAAACGATCGAAGTCACccaaagggaagaaagaaaagaagaagaaatcaaagGCAGCGGAGATCGCAGCTACCAAGAAACCCGTAGCTGTAATCGACCTGGACCAATCACCTTTCCGAGAACAGACTCCTTCTCCTCGCGACGTTATAGTTTtaagcgacgacgacgacaaacaGGCACAAGAGGTAGCTACTCCGGAACAATGCCCACCGCAGGCATCTCCTCCTCGCGAGCAATTCGTTTCGCAAGGTCCAAAGACACCGCCGGAACcacaaattaaattttcaataaataaacaaacgagCAATCTTAGACCTTCCATGATGAATCCTTTattggaagaagaggaagaggaaatgGATGAGAGAGTCGAGGAGGAACTTGAAATGAGAGCTCAGGAGGAATTAGAATTGCGATTGAAAATTGGCCCCAACACTCCACCGGATCCACCTACCTCACCGCCAACTTCTCCCGACGCATACGATCCATTCGATCCCACAAAATCTCGATCACCGACCCCCGATGTAAGCCAAGAAGCAACGTCGAACGACGAGAGAGACAAAAGTCAAAGAAATTCGCCGAGAAGTCACGATGCTACGGACATCACCTTGATGCCTGACGAACCTATGCAGCAACAAGATCAGCCTGCACAAGAGAAACAACTTGAAAAGCCAAAAATAATCTCGATGGTAACGATTAAAAGAGCGTCGCCGAAAAGAGATTCATCGCCGGTGGCGGAGAATCAAACGGATACGGTACAATCGTGTAGTAGTCCACCGAAAGTACAACAGAATCAACAAAATGCACAATCTACTAGTAATCCATTTGCTACTATCAATCCTGTTTTGGCGACTGTTGCTGCTGCAGTACAGAGAAGCACTGGATTTAGTACTAACACACCTAATACGAGTCAACGTAATTTGATACAG TCGAATCGCATTTCACCAAGTAGTCAAATTAAACAACAACGTACAAGCGATAGACCGCAGCTTCCTAACATCTTTACTAATAGTACAAAATCTACATTAACGCGTGCTTCCAAAtctaatcaaaataaaaacagtTCTACCATGGGACAAAATGGCAGCGACGTAATAATGGAAGCGACCAACGATGCTGTCGATATGTCTTCGCCTTATTCGCCAGGATCGAGTTTAAGCGATGGCATGTTCGATCCACCTAGTCCAGGGAATTATAATAGTCCTTCTATTCAACCAGTCGTcacaaataataagaataatgcaTCTAAGCCAAATAAAAGTACAGAGAAGAAAGATGCTTTTGATGCATTGTTTGCGGCAGGACCACCTCCAAAGGCAGTCAGTAAAAGTAGGAGTAAAAAACCTactgaaaagaagaagaaat ccACTAATCCAAAAGTTGGAGTGCGCATGGACGAAAATCAACTTCAAATTTTGGATGATCTTCCTAGTTCTGCAGTAGAAATGCAAGTAAAAGATAAg TTCttgaagaaattaaatcgtCAAGAAAGAGTCGTAGAAGAAGTAAAGTTAGTGTTAAAACCACATTATACCAAAAAGCACGTTACAAAGGAAGAGTATAAGGATATTATGCGGAAAGCTGTACCGAAG ATATGCCATAACAAAACGGGAGAAATAAATCCTAAGAAGATAGCTCATTTAATAGAGGCATATGTGAAAAAACTTCGAAacagtaaaaaacaaaaagtatctTTGACTTCAACATCAAAGGCCTCGAAACCGGC GAAAACGCTGTGGAGTTGA